One stretch of Lucilia cuprina isolate Lc7/37 chromosome 6, ASM2204524v1, whole genome shotgun sequence DNA includes these proteins:
- the LOC111684109 gene encoding sodium-dependent nutrient amino acid transporter 1-like isoform X1, with translation MNRENSESGGFDNPGFTSSKVDLINTAESDENIAKTCDTISNNESQSSPGRDHWGNGVEFLMSCIALSVGLGNIWRFPFIALENGGGAFLIPYIIVLFLVGKPIYYLEMILGQFSSRGSVKVFEYSPIMKGIGYGQVILTFFIATYYASLMGLTLRYLILSFFSVLPWSYCREEWGPECIDSKINTEDSSESQMITEALNGTIKKSSAEHYFFKVILHETPNIDDGIGTPDWYLALTLAVSWVIIMSIVIRGIKTSGKAAYFLALFPYLIMLILLVRSLTLPGAFDGVLYFLRPQWDKLLDASVWYAAVTQVFFSLTVCYGVILMYASYNRFDHNISRDCTIVTSLDTFTSLLSGIVIFGILGNLAHETGTTDIRSVVKGGPGLAFISYPDAIAKFTMVPQVFSALFFLMMFILGIGSNVGIITSVITVASELFPKIKRWRIVLVICIISYCFGLMYVTPGGQFMLNYIDFYGVTIVAFVLGILELISAGWIYGVKNICRDIKFMLNIKTSLYYRLCWSVITPVFMTAILIYTFVEYKPLDYNGVKYPDYLYVLGCCISAFGIGQLIIWGCITIYQKPESKLCDRIKNAFKPATHWGPLEPTILKSYKQSLESEIVNSLGVIRTGFWFKLYDNIFN, from the exons ATGAATAGAGAAAATAGTGAAAGTGGTGGTTTCGACAATCCTGGTTTTACCTCTTCGAAAGTGGATTTGATAAATACAGCGGAAAGTGATGAAAATATAGCA aaaaccTGTGATACCATCTCCAATAATGAATCTCAATCCTCCCCAGGACGTGATCATTGGGGTAATGGTGTGGAATTTTTAATGTCTTGCATAGCCCTGTCCGTGGGTTTGGGTAATATTTGGCGTTTTCCCTTTATAGCTTTGGAAAATGGCGGTGGTGCTTTTCTGATACCCTATATAATAGTACTATTTTTGGTGGGTAAACCCATTTATTACTTAGAAATGATATTGGGACAATTTTCTAGTCGTGGAAGTGTCAAAGTATTCGAATATTCGCCCATAATGAAag GAATTGGTTATGGTCaagttattttaacttttttcattgCAACCTATTATGCCTCTCTAATGGGCCTGACATTACgctatttgattttatcatttttCTCCGTATTACCTTGGAGTTATTGTCGTGAAGAATGGGGTCCTGAGTGTATTGATTCGAAAATAAATACCGAGGATTCGTCGGAAAGTCAAATGATAACGGAAGCATTAAACGGTACAATTAAGAAATCATCGGCTGAACATTACTTTTT CAAAGTTATTTTACATGAAACCCCTAACATTGACGATGGTATTGGTACCCCCGATTGGTATTTAGCTCTCACGCTAGCCGTTTCCTGGGTTATCATAATGTCCATTGTTATACGTGGTATTAAGACTTCCGGTAAAGCTGCTTATTTCTTAGCTCTATTTCCTTATCTCATCATGTTGATTCTATTGGTACGTTCTTTAACTCTACCCGGAGCATTTGATGGTGTTTTATATTTCCTGAGACCACAATGGGATAAACTACTCGATGCTAGTGTTTGGTATGCGGCAGTAACACAAGTATTTTTCTCGTTAACCGTTTGTTATGGTGTTATCCTGATGTATGCCTCCTATAATCGTTTCGATCATAATATAAGCAG agATTGCACGATCGTCACTTCTTTAGATACATTTACATCTCTTCTCTCTGGTAttgttatttttggaattttgggCAATTTAGCTCATGAAACTGGTACCACAGATATTAGGAGTGTGGTGAAAGGTGGTCCGGGTTTGGCTTTTATTTCCTATCCAGATGCTATAGCGAAATTTACAATGGTGCCACAA gTTTTCTCTGCCCTCTTTTTTCTGATGATGTTTATTTTGGGTATCGGCAGTAATGTCGGCATTATAACCAGTGTAATAACAGTGGCCTCTGAACTCTTTCCCAAAATCAAAAGATGGCGCATAGTACTGGTAATATGTATAATATCTTACTGTTTTGGTCTAATGTATGTAACACCTGGAGGACAATTTATGTTAAACTATATAGACTTCTATGGTGTAACAATAGTGGCCTTTGTACTGGGTATATTAGAATTAATATCGGCCGGATGGATATATG gtgttaaaaacatttgtcgagatattaaatttatgttaaatatcaAAACTTCCCTATATTACCGACTTTGCTGGAGTGTTATTACTCCTGTTTTTATGACAGCCATATTGATTTATACATTTGTAGAATATAAACCCTTGGATTATAATGGTGTTAAATATCCCGATTATCTTTATg TATTAGGTTGCTGTATTTCTGCCTTTGGCATTGGCCAATTAATAATATGGGGCTGTATTACGATTTATCAGAAACCAGAATCAAAACTTTGTGATCGtattaaaaatgcttttaaaccAGCCACACATTGGGGTCCTCTGGAGCCTACCATTTTAAAATCTTACAAACAGTCATTAGAATCGGAAATTGTTAACTCGTTGGGCGTGATAAGAACCGGATTTTGGTTCAAACTTTATGATAACATATTCAATTAG
- the LOC111684109 gene encoding sodium-dependent nutrient amino acid transporter 1-like isoform X2, translating into MNRENSESGGFDNPGFTSSKVDLINTAESDENIAKTCDTISNNESQSSPGRDHWGNGVEFLMSCIALSVGLGNIWRFPFIALENGGGAFLIPYIIVLFLVGKPIYYLEMILGQFSSRGSVKVFEYSPIMKVILTFFIATYYASLMGLTLRYLILSFFSVLPWSYCREEWGPECIDSKINTEDSSESQMITEALNGTIKKSSAEHYFFKVILHETPNIDDGIGTPDWYLALTLAVSWVIIMSIVIRGIKTSGKAAYFLALFPYLIMLILLVRSLTLPGAFDGVLYFLRPQWDKLLDASVWYAAVTQVFFSLTVCYGVILMYASYNRFDHNISRDCTIVTSLDTFTSLLSGIVIFGILGNLAHETGTTDIRSVVKGGPGLAFISYPDAIAKFTMVPQVFSALFFLMMFILGIGSNVGIITSVITVASELFPKIKRWRIVLVICIISYCFGLMYVTPGGQFMLNYIDFYGVTIVAFVLGILELISAGWIYGVKNICRDIKFMLNIKTSLYYRLCWSVITPVFMTAILIYTFVEYKPLDYNGVKYPDYLYVLGCCISAFGIGQLIIWGCITIYQKPESKLCDRIKNAFKPATHWGPLEPTILKSYKQSLESEIVNSLGVIRTGFWFKLYDNIFN; encoded by the exons ATGAATAGAGAAAATAGTGAAAGTGGTGGTTTCGACAATCCTGGTTTTACCTCTTCGAAAGTGGATTTGATAAATACAGCGGAAAGTGATGAAAATATAGCA aaaaccTGTGATACCATCTCCAATAATGAATCTCAATCCTCCCCAGGACGTGATCATTGGGGTAATGGTGTGGAATTTTTAATGTCTTGCATAGCCCTGTCCGTGGGTTTGGGTAATATTTGGCGTTTTCCCTTTATAGCTTTGGAAAATGGCGGTGGTGCTTTTCTGATACCCTATATAATAGTACTATTTTTGGTGGGTAAACCCATTTATTACTTAGAAATGATATTGGGACAATTTTCTAGTCGTGGAAGTGTCAAAGTATTCGAATATTCGCCCATAATGAAag ttattttaacttttttcattgCAACCTATTATGCCTCTCTAATGGGCCTGACATTACgctatttgattttatcatttttCTCCGTATTACCTTGGAGTTATTGTCGTGAAGAATGGGGTCCTGAGTGTATTGATTCGAAAATAAATACCGAGGATTCGTCGGAAAGTCAAATGATAACGGAAGCATTAAACGGTACAATTAAGAAATCATCGGCTGAACATTACTTTTT CAAAGTTATTTTACATGAAACCCCTAACATTGACGATGGTATTGGTACCCCCGATTGGTATTTAGCTCTCACGCTAGCCGTTTCCTGGGTTATCATAATGTCCATTGTTATACGTGGTATTAAGACTTCCGGTAAAGCTGCTTATTTCTTAGCTCTATTTCCTTATCTCATCATGTTGATTCTATTGGTACGTTCTTTAACTCTACCCGGAGCATTTGATGGTGTTTTATATTTCCTGAGACCACAATGGGATAAACTACTCGATGCTAGTGTTTGGTATGCGGCAGTAACACAAGTATTTTTCTCGTTAACCGTTTGTTATGGTGTTATCCTGATGTATGCCTCCTATAATCGTTTCGATCATAATATAAGCAG agATTGCACGATCGTCACTTCTTTAGATACATTTACATCTCTTCTCTCTGGTAttgttatttttggaattttgggCAATTTAGCTCATGAAACTGGTACCACAGATATTAGGAGTGTGGTGAAAGGTGGTCCGGGTTTGGCTTTTATTTCCTATCCAGATGCTATAGCGAAATTTACAATGGTGCCACAA gTTTTCTCTGCCCTCTTTTTTCTGATGATGTTTATTTTGGGTATCGGCAGTAATGTCGGCATTATAACCAGTGTAATAACAGTGGCCTCTGAACTCTTTCCCAAAATCAAAAGATGGCGCATAGTACTGGTAATATGTATAATATCTTACTGTTTTGGTCTAATGTATGTAACACCTGGAGGACAATTTATGTTAAACTATATAGACTTCTATGGTGTAACAATAGTGGCCTTTGTACTGGGTATATTAGAATTAATATCGGCCGGATGGATATATG gtgttaaaaacatttgtcgagatattaaatttatgttaaatatcaAAACTTCCCTATATTACCGACTTTGCTGGAGTGTTATTACTCCTGTTTTTATGACAGCCATATTGATTTATACATTTGTAGAATATAAACCCTTGGATTATAATGGTGTTAAATATCCCGATTATCTTTATg TATTAGGTTGCTGTATTTCTGCCTTTGGCATTGGCCAATTAATAATATGGGGCTGTATTACGATTTATCAGAAACCAGAATCAAAACTTTGTGATCGtattaaaaatgcttttaaaccAGCCACACATTGGGGTCCTCTGGAGCCTACCATTTTAAAATCTTACAAACAGTCATTAGAATCGGAAATTGTTAACTCGTTGGGCGTGATAAGAACCGGATTTTGGTTCAAACTTTATGATAACATATTCAATTAG